From a region of the Brassica napus cultivar Da-Ae unplaced genomic scaffold, Da-Ae ScsIHWf_238;HRSCAF=405, whole genome shotgun sequence genome:
- the LOC125600770 gene encoding KRR1 small subunit processome component homolog produces MAEEYINHWRIEKFDPAWNPTGMLEVSSFSRRYPRYIETYLQACWQSVKSALKEYGVSCKLSVVEGTMTGSTTKKTRDPYIIVKARDLLRLLSRSVPAPQAIKILKDDMSYDIINIRKMVRKK; encoded by the exons ATGGCGGAGGAGTATATCAACCATTGGAGAATCGAGAAGTTTGATCCGGCATGGAATCCAACCGGTATGCTCGAAGTCAGCTCCTTCTCCAGACGCTATCCTCGCTACATAGAGACTTATCTTCAGGCGTGTTGGCAAAGTGTCAAATCCGCTCTCAAGGAGTACGGAGTCTCCTGCAAGCTCAGCGTAGTTGAAGGTACTATGACTGGTTCAACGACCAAGAAGACAAGAGATCCTTACATCATTGTCAAAGCTAGGGATTTGCTTAGGCTTCTCTCCAGAAGTGTCCCTGCTCCTCag GCAATCAAGATTCTGAAAGATGACATGAGTTATGATATCATCAATATCCGAAAAATGGTTCGTAAAAAG
- the LOC125600771 gene encoding anaphase-promoting complex subunit 1-like: protein MSPGVRTLTVLGKFKPFGLIAEATDSNPNVAESYQYFLFDPDLTGQRDDDDGNEANFSRQREHELFIRDNRIIWTSGSRVLKRFTLSSPIIKACWSHLGRGAEALLCVLQIGCLTIYNTSGEVVAVPLPRTVISIWPLPFGVLLQQGAEVNPSSSIPFSSASPTLGSREMLRKRDMPSHLILRDPLEEPEPIYLEERGKLNIMRDYDERTIWSSDRLSLMTSYNKGKMQHSVWAVECVVPDTVFPKRVSFRRIWQAKGAKKAASKVFLATDDAVPVICFLILEQQKLLSVGLQTVEINNEILFDVKPDISWSISAIAAAPVVVTRSQVKIGLLPHLDIVVLSPENDLFLYSGKQCLCRYVLPSWLGESLVSGESAKTDSGSRDLKITGLSDAVLGCINLSVNHSQIFRCALTGNPSSSLANDCIAAIAEGLRSDLYKLFLSLLWGHGYSYQKGSSIHFEWEALCNIFLGICQKRTSVHLKQLKTSSESSWEFLLSSKFHKTYSRFHTRITSINPSDLEETAPFCTKTSSGERPDNSFELMVQSLDCLHAVYESLKMDNLRKQDLHHLAVLLCNIAKFLGEKCYIDHYLRDFPRLSKITGACTTLSSSRKPPNIFRWLENCLRRGCLSTNLDDLPDLIRKDGCSIVSWARKIVSFYSVLFGDKPVGKKLSSGVPCNIAPGSYSSNEELTVLAMAGERFGLHQLDLLPSGVSLPLRHALDSCRESPPADWPAIAYVLLGREDMAQSVFRNLSSSKEFEMQSNTSLISMSIPYMLHLHPVIVPSSLSESIGLENAKIEDTNSVDGSVIDGMEHIFNSYTQLRYGRDLRLNEVRRLLCSARPVVIQTSANPTISDQEQQQDQLWRIAQRTAVLPLGRGAFTLSTIHTLLTEAFTVPKLVLAGRLPAQQNAVVNLDPNIRNIQELKTWPEFHNAVAAGLRLAPLQGKVSRTWIKYNKPAEPNAVHAGLLFGLGLQGYLHVLNLSDIYQYFTQDHESTTVGLMLGLAASYRRTMQPEIAKALFFHVPARYQASYAEFEIPTLLQSAALVSVGILFEGSAHLQTMQLLLGEIGRRSAGDNVLEREGYAVSAGFSLGLVALGRGDDALGSLDSFVNRLLQYLGAKEERSLLAPSNEDLRSAAQVTDGSTPNVNITAPGAIIALALMYLKTDSEVIFSKLSIPQTHYELECVRPDFIMLRVIARNLIMWSRIRPTSDWIQSQVPEFVKNGVSRLQDDMDDMYEVDVEALVQAYVNIVAGACISLGLRFAGTRDGNARDLLNNYALYLLNEIKPVSAPPASGFLKGIAKHVDRGTLEMCLYLIVLSLSVVMAGSGDLQIFRLLRFLRSRNSADGHANYGTQMAVSLATGFLFLGGGMRTFSTNNGSLAMLLITLYPRLPSGPNDNRCHLQAFRHLYVLATEARWLQTIDVDSGLPVYAPVEVTVKETELYSETRYCEVTPCILPERAILKRICVCGPRYWPQQVELVPEEKHWWSFGDKSDPFNSGVIYVKRKVGACSYVDDPVGCQSLLSRAMHKVFGLRTLDESNMLANSHRELDSDSVDHLVSTFSSDPSLIAFAQLCCDKSWNDRSDSDFKEFCLQVLFDCISKDRPALLQVYLSLYTTIGSMADLLVKSHSNVCDSLSISSLKVALAYNEAVSSGRLASSSGGFVQSIFLASLGKRCEEILNSSTELKTNLRDYLTSEAWPDDQKDLILLSWYLKWFSVPSPSIIKAAVEKIKSKSKISASAIPLLRLVLPSTHVSAIREIDRVFFSID, encoded by the exons ATGTCTCCAGGGGTTCGCACGCTCACCGTCCTCGGAAAGTTCAAACCTTTCGGTCTGATTGCTGAAGCTACCGACTCGAATCCTAACGTGGCCGAGTCATACCAGTATTTTCTGTTCGATCCTGATCTCACCGGCCAGCGAGACGATGATGACGGCAATGAAGCTAACTTCTCGCGGCAGAGAGAGCATGAGCTCTTCATCCGAGACAATCG CATAATCTGGACAAGCGGTTCACGAGTGCTCAAGCGGTTTACCTTGTCTTCTCCCATCATCAAG GCATGCTGGAGTCACCTGGGTCGAGGAGCAGAAGCTTTGCTCTGTGTCTTACAAATTGGTTGTTTAACAATATACAACACGTCAG GGGAAGTTGTAGCTGTTCCACTTCCACGTACTGTCATATCAATATGGCCTCTACCGTTTGGTGTACTTCTCCAGCAAGGTGCTGAAGTGAATCCATCCTCGAGTATTCCATTTTCTTCTGCTAGCCCCACTCTTGGTTCTCGTGAGATGCTGCGCAAAAGAGACATGCCTTCCCATCTGATTCTCAGAGACCCATTAGAAGAACCTGAG CCAATCTATCTAGAAGAGAGGGGAAAGTTGAACATAATGAGGGACTATGATGAGAGAACAATTTGGTCTAGTGACCGTTTATCTCTGATGACCTCGTATAACAAAG GGAAGATGCAACATTCTGTGTGGGCAGTAGAATGCGTTGTTCCTGATACTGTTTTCCCGAAACGAGTATCTTTTCGCAGAATATGGCAAGCTAAAGGCGCTAAGAAAGCTGCATCTAAG GTCTTTTTGGCAACTGATGATGCAGTCCCAGTAATTTGCTTTCTGATTCTAGAACAACAGAAGCTGTTATCAGTGGGACTCCAAACTGTTGAGATCAATAATGAAATTCTGTTTGACGTTAAGCCTGACATAAGCTGGAGTATATCTGCAATTGCTGCTGCACCTGTTGTTGTGACACGTTCTCA AGTGAAAATAGGACTGCTTCCACATTTGGATATTGTTGTTTTATCTCCGGAAAATGACCTCTTTCTTTAT TCAGGAAAACAATGCCTCTGTAGGTATGTGCTGCCTTCTTGGTTGGGGGAAAGTCTTGTTTCTGGTGAGTCTGCAAAAACAGATTCAGGTTCCCGGGATCTGAAGATCACAGGATTGTCTGATGCGGTCTTAGGATGTATCAATCTGTCAGTAAATCATTCACAG ATCTTTCGGTGTGCGTTAACTGGTAACCCTTCATCTTCACTTGCAAACGATTGCATAGCAGCCATAGCTGAGGGATTACGATCCGATTTGTACAAgttgtttctctctcttctttggGGACATGGTTATTCTTACCAGAAGGGTTCCAGTATTCATTTTGAATGGGAAGCGTTATGCAACATTTTTCTGGGGATCTGTCAAAAACGTACTAGTGTGCATCTGAAGCAACTCAAAACatcatcagagtcctcctgggAGTTTCTTCTCAGCAGCAAGTTCCATAAGACCTATTCTAGGTTTCACACTCGTATCACTTCAATCAATCCCTCGGATCTGGAAGAAACTGCCCCATTTTGTACTAAGACTAGTAGTGGAGAAAGACCAGACAACTCATTTGAATTAATGGTCCAGAGTTTAGATTGTCTTCATGCAGTGTATGAGAGTTTGAAGATGGATAATCTACGAAAACA GGATCTGCATCACCTAGCTGTTTTATTGTGCAATATTGCCAAGTTTCTGGGTGAGAAGTGTTACATAGATCACTACTTACGTGATTTTCCTCGTCTTTCCAAAATTACTGGGGCATGCACAACCCTTTCTTCGAGCAGAAAACCTCCAAATATATTCAGATGGCTTGAGAACTGTTTAAGACGTGGATGTTTATCCACAAACCTTGATGACCTCCCAGATTTGATCCGTAAAGATGGGTGTTCCATTGTGAGCTGGGCAAGGAAAATTGTTTCCTTCTACAGTGTGTTATTTGGTGATAAGCCAGTAGGAAAGAAACTTTCGTCAGGGGTCCCCTGTAATATTGCCCCCGGATCATATTCCAGTAACGAGGAACTTACTGTCTTAGCTATGGCTGGAGAGAGATTTGGGCTTCATCAACTGGATTTGCTACCTTCCGGTGTATCTCTCCCTTTAAGACAT GCACTGGATAGCTGTCGAGAATCTCCTCCAGCTGACTGGCCAGCAATTGCTTATGTGCTTCTTGGTCGAGAAGATATGGCCCAATCCGTCTTCAGAAACTTGAGCTCATCTAAGGAATTTGAGATGCAGTCAAATACGAGTTTAATATCCATGTCCATACCCTACATGCTGCATTTGCATCCAGTAATTGTTCCATCCTCCTTATCTGAGTCAATTGGCTTGGAAAACGCTAAGATTGAGGATACAAATTCTGTGGATGGTTCTGTGATAGATGGAATGGAGCATATCTTCAACTCCTATACGCAGTTGCGGTATGGCCGTGATCTACGACTGAATGAG GTTCGGCGTCTTTTGTGTTCTGCACGACCTGTGGTAATTCAAACGTCTGCTAACCCTACTATATCTGATCAAGAGCAGCAACAG GACCAGCTTTGGCGTATAGCACAGAGGACTGCTGTGCTCCCCCTCGGACGTGGAGCATTCACATTATCAACAATCCACACGCTTTTAACTGAG GCGTTTACTGTACCAAAGCTTGTTTTGGCTGGTCGCCTGCCTGCCCAACAAAATGCCGTG GTTAATCTAGATCCAAACATCAGGAATATCCAAGAACTTAAGACCTGGCCAGAGTTTCATAATGCTGTTGCTGCTGGGTTACGACTGGCACCGCTTCAG GGAAAGGTGTCCAGAACGTGGATTAAATACAATAAACCTGCAGAGCCAAATGCTGTTCATGCTGGACTTCTGTTCGGGCTGGGATTACAGGGATATTTGCATGTGTTAAACCTTAGTGACATATACCAATATTTCACTCAG GACCATGAGAGCACCACGGTAGGTTTGATGCTTGGTCTGGCAGCGTCGTACAGGAGAACCATGCAACCTGAGATTGCAAAG GCTCTCTTTTTCCATGTTCCTGCTCGATACCAAGCTTCATATGCTGAGTTTGAGATACCAACACTTCTACAG TCTGCAGCTTTAGTCTCCGTCGGCATTCTATTTGAAGGATCGGCACACCTGCAGACAATGCAATTACTTCTG GGTGAAATTGGCCGCCGAAGTGCAGGAGACAATGTCCTTGAAAGGGAGGGTTATGCTGTATCTGCAGGATTCTCACTTGGTCTTGTTGCTCTTG GCCGTGGAGATGATGCGCTCGGTTCTTTGGACTCCTTTGTCAATCGCTTACTTCAGTATCTGGGAGCAAAAGAG GAAAGATCTCTCCTTGCACCATCAAATGAAGATCTCCGAAGTGCTGCACAG GTAACAGACGGAAGCACTCCAAATGTTAATATAACTGCACCTGGAGCCATAATCGCACTCGCATTAATGTATCTTAAG ACAGACTCAGAGGTCATCTTCTCGAAGCTCTCAATTCCACAAACACATTACGAACTGGAGTGCGTAAGGCCTGATTTCATAATGCTCCGTGTCATTGCTCGGAACTTGATAATGTGGAGCAG GATCCGTCCTACAAGTGATTGGATCCAGTCTCAAGTTCCCGAATTTGTCAAAAATGGTGTCAGCCGCCTCCAAGATGACATGGATGATATGTATGAAGTGGACGTTGAAGCCCTAGTGCAGGCATATGTCAATATAGTGGCGGGGGCATGCATTTCACTTG GGCTGAGATTTGCTGGTACTAGGGATGGAAATGCTCGTGACTTACTTAACAACTATGCTCTCTATCTTTTGAATGAG ATCAAGCCTGTGTCTGCGCCACCTGCAAGtggatttctcaagggaatagcTAAACATGTTGATCGGGGAACGCTTGAAATGTGTCTTTATCTTATCGTTCTTTCCCTTTCAGTG GTCATGGCGGGATCTGGAGACTTGCAAATATTTCGGTTGTTGAGATTTCTCCGCAGCCGAAACTCTGCTGATGGACATGCTAACTATGGCACTCAAATGGCG gtgAGCTTAGCCACGGGTTTCTTATTTCTTGGAGGTGGTATGCGAACATTTTCAACAAATAACGGCTCACTTGCTATGTTGCTTATCACTCTCTATCCGCGGTTGCCTTCTGGACCAAATGACAATCGTTGTCACCTCCAG gcATTCAGGCATTTATATGTCCTTGCAACAGAAGCTCGTTGGCTGCAGACTATTGATGTTGATTCCGGTTTGCCTGTATATGCCCCTGTAGAAGTCACAGTAAAGGAAACAGAGCTATATTCTGAAACAAGATATTGCGAGGTTACACCGTGCATTCTTCCAGAGCGTGCTATT CTAAAGAGAATTTGTGTATGTGGTCCCCGATACTGGCCCCAACAAGTTGAGCTTGTCCCAGAAG AGAAACATTGGTGGAGCTTTGGGGACAAGAGTGATCCCTTCAACTCTGGTGTTATATATGTCAAAAGGAAAGTAGGAGCTTGTTCGTATGTTGATGATCCAGTTGGGTGTCAGTCACTGCTTTCACGAGCAATGCACAAG GTTTTTGGTTTAAGAACTCTGGACGAATCTAACATGCTTGCTAATAGTCATAGAGAACTGGATTCTGATAGCGTTGATCACTTGGTCAGCACTTTCTCATCTGATCCAAGCCTAATAGCCTTTGCACAGTTGTGCTGTGACAAATCTTGGAATGACAG ATCTGATTCTGATTTCAAGGAGTTCTGTCTGCAAGTTTTGTTTGACTGTATAAGCAAGGATAGACCAGCTCTTTTGCAG GTTTATTTATCTTTGTATACAACCATTGGTTCAATGGCTGATCTGCTCGTCAAAAGCCATAGTAATGTGTGTGATTCACTTTCCATCTCAAGCCTGAAG GTTGCTCTTGCCTACAACGAGGCGGTATCAAGTGGAAGATTGGCCTCCTCTTCAGGTGGCTTTGTTCAATCAATCTTCTTAGCATCACTAGGGAAACGGTGTGAAGAGATTTTGAATAGCTCAACCGAGCTGAAGACTAATTTGAGAGATTATTTAACCTCAGAGGCATGGCCTGATGATCAGAAAGACTTAATCCTTCTCTCATGGTACTTGAAATGGTTCAGCGTACCGTCTCCATCGATCATCAAAGCAGCAGTGGAGAAGATCAAGTCCAAGTCCAAGATCTCAGCTTCGGCTATACCTTTGTTACGATTAGTGTTACCTAGTACGCATGTTAGTGCGATTAGAGAAATTGATAGGGTCTTTTTTTCCATTGATTGA